A genomic stretch from Ictalurus punctatus breed USDA103 chromosome 2, Coco_2.0, whole genome shotgun sequence includes:
- the abi3a gene encoding ABI family, member 3a isoform X1 translates to MTIKNLVCRGELSDEVLLCVCVCVSVCVWAAMTRLRFCFQSANPQAQFCRRSFRSCNSRFTSLSTMKEQACTEEITTILQEAPAARKALLDNYTNLRNVAEYCETSYLQAGEDTVKALEETKAFTTQSLASVAYQISTLATSVLKLLDAQCSQLRHIESDINLIGLTVDMHREKVARREIGAFTVAKRYTRSGKVIPPASSKDPKPKYSRTPISYSGLDTLGHGMKDSKPQERKATINRKHGGTLSRNRPTECPVAPTLTRGASVTSLNDKSTTSSFGKAVPPPVVPSWPLTPEADIISTLLEDTAPPPPPPMDREEGSGAEIVVAPPPAPPPDMCEFLPPPPVNPMDENLDQDPAPPLETVPEENGLPPPDTDGFYIPAPPPPPPHSLENGEARRSRHSRGRRPPSTRSLSLRLRSGSAPRPLHTRSLFLPNSQSLIIPPPPPYPPPLAPPTLSSLCRIPTRLQHLDLEIPAPPPPPSADCVDGFEDIPPLPPPMDYDNSAPAQYLEKVVALYSYEQDKPEELSFQEGDVIYLTRRNDDGWCEGVLNGVNGFFPGNYVATMS, encoded by the exons aTGACTATAAAGAACCTGGTGTGTAGAGGTGAATTGTCTGATGAagttctcctgtgtgtgtgtgtgtgtgtgagtgtgtgtgtgtgggctgcgATGACGCGTCTCCGCTTCTGCTTTCAAAGCGCGAACCCACAGGCGCAGTTTTGCAGACGGAGTTTCCGGAGCTGCAACAGTCGCTTCACATCTCTCTCAACCATGAAGGAGCAAGCTTGTACGGAAGAGATCACCACCATCCTCCAAGAGGCCCCGGCGGCCCGGAAAGCGCTCCTGGATAACTACACCAACCTGCGCAATGTGGCCGAGTACTGCGAGACCAGCTACCTCCAG GCGGGCGAGGATACGGTTAAAGCGCTGGAGGAAACCAAGGCCTTCACCACTCAGTCTTTAGCGAGCGTGGCGTATCAGATTAGCACGCTAGCCACCAGCGTGCTCAAGCTCCTGGACGCTCAGTGCTCGCAGCTCCGTCACATCGAGTCGGACATCAACCTCATCGGCTTG accgTGGACATGCACCGGGAGAAGGTAGCACGTCGAGAGATCGGCGCCTTCACCGTGGCTAAGAGATACACGAGGAGCGGTAAAGTCATCCCACCCGCCTCCAGCAAAGATCCCAAACCCAAATACAGCCGTACGCCCATCTCCTACAGCGGCCTGGACACGCTGGGGCACGGCATGAAG GACTCGAAGCCACAGGAAAGAAAAGCCACCATCAACCGCAAACACGGCGGCACGCTCAG tAGGAACCGTCCCACGGAGTGTCCCGTGGCTCCCACTTTGACTCGTGGAGCATCTGTTACCTCTCTCAATGACAAATCCACGAC CTCCAGTTTCGGTAAAGCCGTTCCTCCTCCAGTCGTGCCCAGCTGGCCCCTGACCCCCGAGGCCGACATCATCAGCACGCTGCTGGAGGACACGGCTCCGCCCCCGCCACCACCGATGGACAGAGAAGAAGGGTCAGGGGCTGAGATTGTTGTAGCTCCACCCCCTGCTCCTCCCCCCGACATGTGTGAATTCCTCCCTCCTCCGCCTGTGAATCCTATGGATGAGAACCTTGATCAAGACCCCGCTCCACCACTGGAGACAG TGCCTGAAGAGAACGGCCTTCCTCCTCCAGACACTGACGGATTCTATattcctgctcctcctcctcctcctccacactcCCTTGAGAACGGAGAAG CTCGTCGCTCTCGCCATTCTCGAGGGCGTCGCCCTCCCAGtacccgctctctctctctacggCTCCGCTCAGGCTCCGCCCCCCGCCCGCTGCATACACGCTCGCTCTTCCTGCCCAACAGCCAATCAC TCATTATCCCCCCGCCCCCTCCATACCCGCCTCCTCTGGCTCCTCCCACTTTGAGCTCTCTGTGCCGGATTCCCACTCGGCTGCAGCATCTGG ACCTGGAGATTCCGGCCCCTCCTCCGCCTCCATCCGCGGACTGCGTGGATGGTTTCGAGGACATTCCTCCTTTACCTCCACCCATGGACTACGACAACTCTGCTCCTGCTCAGTACCTGGAGAAAG TGGTGGCGCTCTACAGCTATGAACAAGACAAACCGGAAGAACTGAGCTTTCAGGAAGGAGACGTGATCTACCTGACCAGGAGGAACGATGACGGCTGGTGCGAGGGCGTCCTGAACGGCGTGAACGGGTTCTTCCCCGGAAACTACGTAGCGACCATGAGCTAA
- the abi3a gene encoding ABI family, member 3a isoform X2 encodes MTIKNLVCRGELSDEVLLCVCVCVSVCVWAAMTRLRFCFQSANPQAQFCRRSFRSCNSRFTSLSTMKEQACTEEITTILQEAPAARKALLDNYTNLRNVAEYCETSYLQAGEDTVKALEETKAFTTQSLASVAYQISTLATSVLKLLDAQCSQLRHIESDINLIGLTVDMHREKVARREIGAFTVAKRYTRSGKVIPPASSKDPKPKYSRTPISYSGLDTLGHGMKDSKPQERKATINRKHGGTLSRNRPTECPVAPTLTRGASVTSLNDKSTTSSFGKAVPPPVVPSWPLTPEADIISTLLEDTAPPPPPPMDREEGSGAEIVVAPPPAPPPDMCEFLPPPPVNPMDENLDQDPAPPLETVPEENGLPPPDTDGFYIPAPPPPPPHSLENGEDLEIPAPPPPPSADCVDGFEDIPPLPPPMDYDNSAPAQYLEKVVALYSYEQDKPEELSFQEGDVIYLTRRNDDGWCEGVLNGVNGFFPGNYVATMS; translated from the exons aTGACTATAAAGAACCTGGTGTGTAGAGGTGAATTGTCTGATGAagttctcctgtgtgtgtgtgtgtgtgtgagtgtgtgtgtgtgggctgcgATGACGCGTCTCCGCTTCTGCTTTCAAAGCGCGAACCCACAGGCGCAGTTTTGCAGACGGAGTTTCCGGAGCTGCAACAGTCGCTTCACATCTCTCTCAACCATGAAGGAGCAAGCTTGTACGGAAGAGATCACCACCATCCTCCAAGAGGCCCCGGCGGCCCGGAAAGCGCTCCTGGATAACTACACCAACCTGCGCAATGTGGCCGAGTACTGCGAGACCAGCTACCTCCAG GCGGGCGAGGATACGGTTAAAGCGCTGGAGGAAACCAAGGCCTTCACCACTCAGTCTTTAGCGAGCGTGGCGTATCAGATTAGCACGCTAGCCACCAGCGTGCTCAAGCTCCTGGACGCTCAGTGCTCGCAGCTCCGTCACATCGAGTCGGACATCAACCTCATCGGCTTG accgTGGACATGCACCGGGAGAAGGTAGCACGTCGAGAGATCGGCGCCTTCACCGTGGCTAAGAGATACACGAGGAGCGGTAAAGTCATCCCACCCGCCTCCAGCAAAGATCCCAAACCCAAATACAGCCGTACGCCCATCTCCTACAGCGGCCTGGACACGCTGGGGCACGGCATGAAG GACTCGAAGCCACAGGAAAGAAAAGCCACCATCAACCGCAAACACGGCGGCACGCTCAG tAGGAACCGTCCCACGGAGTGTCCCGTGGCTCCCACTTTGACTCGTGGAGCATCTGTTACCTCTCTCAATGACAAATCCACGAC CTCCAGTTTCGGTAAAGCCGTTCCTCCTCCAGTCGTGCCCAGCTGGCCCCTGACCCCCGAGGCCGACATCATCAGCACGCTGCTGGAGGACACGGCTCCGCCCCCGCCACCACCGATGGACAGAGAAGAAGGGTCAGGGGCTGAGATTGTTGTAGCTCCACCCCCTGCTCCTCCCCCCGACATGTGTGAATTCCTCCCTCCTCCGCCTGTGAATCCTATGGATGAGAACCTTGATCAAGACCCCGCTCCACCACTGGAGACAG TGCCTGAAGAGAACGGCCTTCCTCCTCCAGACACTGACGGATTCTATattcctgctcctcctcctcctcctccacactcCCTTGAGAACGGAGAAG ACCTGGAGATTCCGGCCCCTCCTCCGCCTCCATCCGCGGACTGCGTGGATGGTTTCGAGGACATTCCTCCTTTACCTCCACCCATGGACTACGACAACTCTGCTCCTGCTCAGTACCTGGAGAAAG TGGTGGCGCTCTACAGCTATGAACAAGACAAACCGGAAGAACTGAGCTTTCAGGAAGGAGACGTGATCTACCTGACCAGGAGGAACGATGACGGCTGGTGCGAGGGCGTCCTGAACGGCGTGAACGGGTTCTTCCCCGGAAACTACGTAGCGACCATGAGCTAA